Proteins encoded by one window of Streptomyces sp. NBC_01477:
- the ruvB gene encoding Holliday junction branch migration DNA helicase RuvB → MNWDDAAEAAPDRLVGGAADSEDQAVEAALRPKDLGEFVGQERVREQLGLVLEAARKRGGTADHVLLSGAPGLGKTTLSMIIAAEMGAPIRITSGPAIQHAGDLAAILSSLAEGEVLFLDEIHRMSRPAEEMLYMAMEDFRVDVIVGKGPGATAIPLELPPFTLVGATTRAGLLPPPLRDRFGFTGHMEFYAPAELERVIHRSAGLLDVQIDTAGAAEIAGRSRGTPRIANRLLRRVRDYAQVRADGLVTRETAAKALEVYEVDARGLDRLDRAVLHALLKLFGGGPVGLSTLAVAVGEERETVEEVAEPFLVREGLLARTPRGRVATGAAWTHLGLVPPQHAGGAGAGAGPGQTGLFGS, encoded by the coding sequence ATGAACTGGGACGACGCCGCAGAAGCCGCACCCGACCGCCTGGTCGGCGGCGCGGCGGACAGCGAGGACCAGGCCGTCGAGGCCGCGCTGCGGCCCAAGGACCTCGGCGAATTCGTCGGCCAGGAGAGGGTCCGCGAGCAGCTCGGCCTGGTCCTGGAGGCCGCCCGCAAGCGCGGCGGCACCGCCGACCACGTCCTGCTCTCCGGCGCACCGGGCCTGGGCAAGACGACCCTGTCGATGATCATCGCGGCCGAGATGGGCGCCCCCATCAGGATCACCTCGGGCCCCGCCATCCAGCACGCGGGCGACCTGGCCGCGATCCTGTCCTCGCTCGCCGAGGGCGAGGTGCTCTTCCTCGACGAGATCCACCGGATGTCCCGCCCGGCCGAGGAAATGCTGTACATGGCCATGGAGGACTTCCGGGTCGACGTGATCGTCGGCAAGGGCCCGGGCGCCACCGCGATCCCGCTGGAGCTGCCGCCCTTCACCCTGGTCGGCGCCACCACCAGGGCGGGACTGCTGCCGCCGCCGCTGCGGGACCGCTTCGGCTTCACCGGGCACATGGAGTTCTACGCCCCGGCCGAACTGGAAAGAGTGATTCATCGCTCGGCCGGCCTGCTGGATGTGCAGATCGACACAGCGGGCGCCGCCGAGATCGCCGGCCGCTCCCGCGGCACCCCGCGGATCGCCAACCGGCTGCTGCGCAGGGTCCGGGACTATGCGCAGGTCAGGGCGGACGGGCTGGTCACCAGGGAGACCGCGGCCAAGGCCCTTGAGGTCTACGAGGTCGACGCCCGCGGCCTGGACCGGCTGGACCGCGCGGTGCTGCACGCCCTGCTGAAGCTTTTCGGCGGCGGCCCCGTCGGCCTGTCCACGCTCGCCGTCGCGGTCGGCGAGGAGCGTGAGACCGTGGAAGAGGTAGCCGAGCCCTTCCTGGTACGGGAGGGGCTGCTGGCCCGCACTCCGCGGGGCAGGGTGGCCACCGGCGCGGCATGGACGCACCTGGGCCTCGTACCCCCGCAGCACGCCGGGGGAGCGGGGGCGGGGGCGGGACCGGGACAGACCGGGCTGTTCGGTTCGTGA
- a CDS encoding YebC/PmpR family DNA-binding transcriptional regulator, producing the protein MSGHSKWATTKHKKAVIDAKRGKLFAKLIKNIEVAARTGGADPDGNPTLFDAIQKAKKSSVPNKNIDSAVKRGAGLEAGGADYQTIMYEGYGPNGVAVLIECLTDNRNRAASDVRVAMTRNGGSMADPGSVSYLFNRKGVVIVPKGELGEDDVLGAVLDAGAEEVNDLGESFEVISEATDLVPVRKALQEAGIDYDSADANFLPTMQVELDEDGARKIFKLIDALEDSDDVQNVFANFDVSDEVMEKVDA; encoded by the coding sequence ATGTCCGGCCACTCTAAATGGGCTACGACGAAGCACAAGAAGGCCGTGATCGATGCCAAGCGCGGCAAGCTCTTCGCGAAGCTGATCAAGAACATCGAGGTCGCGGCCAGGACCGGTGGCGCCGACCCCGACGGCAATCCGACGCTCTTCGACGCCATCCAGAAGGCGAAGAAGAGCTCGGTCCCCAACAAGAACATCGACAGCGCGGTCAAGCGCGGTGCCGGCCTTGAGGCGGGCGGCGCCGACTACCAGACGATCATGTACGAGGGCTACGGCCCCAACGGGGTCGCGGTCCTCATCGAGTGTCTGACCGACAACCGCAACCGCGCCGCCTCCGACGTCCGCGTCGCCATGACCCGCAACGGCGGCTCGATGGCCGACCCCGGCTCGGTGTCGTACCTGTTCAACCGCAAGGGCGTGGTGATCGTCCCCAAGGGCGAGCTGGGCGAGGACGACGTGCTCGGCGCGGTCCTGGACGCCGGCGCCGAGGAGGTCAACGACCTCGGCGAGTCCTTCGAGGTGATCAGCGAGGCCACCGACCTGGTGCCGGTCCGCAAGGCCCTCCAGGAAGCGGGCATCGACTACGACTCGGCGGACGCCAACTTCCTGCCCACCATGCAGGTGGAGCTGGACGAGGACGGCGCCCGCAAGATCTTCAAGCTGATCGACGCGCTGGAGGACAGCGACGACGTGCAGAACGTCTTCGCCAACTTCGACGTCTCCGACGAGGTCATGGAGAAGGTCGACGCCTGA
- a CDS encoding RelA/SpoT family protein: MRTPGSVAPTRPGASSSRVRARLARLGVQRSSPYNPVLEPLLRVVRGNDPKGDSAQLRQIESAYQVAERWHRGQKRKSGDPYITHPLAVTTILAELGMDPATLMAGLLHDTVEDTEYGLDQLRRDFGDQVALLVDGVTKLDKVKFGEAAQAETVRKMVVAMAKDPRVLVIKLADRLHNMRTMRYLKRDKQEKKARETLEIYAPLAHRLGMNTIKWELEDLAFAILYPKMYDEIVRLVAERAPKRDEYLAVVTDQVQQDLRAARIKATVTGRPKHYYSVYQKMIVRGRDFAEIYDLVGIRVLVDTVRDCYAALGTIHARWNPVPGRFKDYIAMPKFNMYQSLHTTVIGPSGKPVELQIRTFDMHRRAEYGIAAHWKYKQEAVAGASKVRTDSPRSDKKDDAVNDMAWLRQLLDWQKETEDPGEFLESLRFDLSQSEVFVFTPKGDVIALPAGATPVDFAYAVHTEVGHRTIGARVNGRLVPLESTLDNGDLVEVFTSKAAGAGPSRDWLGFVKSPRARNKIRAWFSKERREEAVEHGKDAIARAMRKQNLPIQRVLTGDSLVTLAHEMRYPDISALYAAIGEGHITAQSVVQKLVDALGGEEGATEDVEEITAPTPGRSKRRANADPGVVVKGASDVWVKLSRCCTPVPGDPIIGFVTRGNGVSVHRADCVNVDSLSQQPERIIDVEWAPTQSSVFLVAIQVEALDRSRLLSDVTRVLSDQHVNILSAAVQTSRDRVATSRFTFEMGDPKHLGHVLKAVRGVEGVYDVYRVTSGRQR, from the coding sequence GTGCGGACCCCGGGCAGCGTCGCGCCGACCCGGCCCGGTGCGTCCTCCAGCCGGGTCCGCGCCCGGCTGGCCAGGCTCGGCGTGCAGCGCTCCAGCCCGTACAACCCGGTGCTCGAACCGCTGCTGCGGGTCGTCAGGGGCAACGACCCCAAGGGCGACAGCGCACAGCTGCGGCAGATCGAGAGCGCCTACCAGGTCGCCGAGCGCTGGCACCGCGGCCAGAAGCGCAAGAGCGGCGACCCGTACATCACCCACCCGCTGGCCGTCACCACCATCCTGGCCGAGCTGGGGATGGACCCCGCCACCCTGATGGCCGGGCTGCTGCACGACACCGTCGAGGACACCGAGTACGGCCTCGACCAGCTGCGCAGGGACTTCGGCGACCAGGTCGCGCTGCTGGTGGACGGTGTCACCAAGCTCGACAAGGTCAAGTTCGGCGAGGCCGCGCAGGCCGAGACGGTCCGCAAGATGGTCGTCGCCATGGCCAAGGACCCGCGGGTCCTGGTCATCAAGCTCGCCGACCGGTTGCACAACATGCGCACGATGCGCTACCTCAAGCGGGACAAGCAGGAGAAGAAGGCCCGCGAGACCCTGGAGATCTACGCCCCGCTGGCCCACCGGCTGGGCATGAACACCATCAAGTGGGAGCTGGAGGACCTGGCCTTCGCCATCCTCTACCCCAAGATGTACGACGAGATCGTCCGGCTGGTCGCCGAGCGCGCCCCCAAGCGGGACGAGTATCTGGCCGTCGTCACCGACCAGGTCCAGCAGGACCTGCGGGCCGCCAGGATCAAGGCCACCGTCACCGGCCGCCCCAAGCACTACTACAGCGTCTACCAGAAGATGATCGTCCGCGGCCGGGACTTCGCGGAGATCTACGACCTGGTCGGCATCCGGGTGCTGGTCGACACGGTCAGGGACTGCTACGCGGCACTCGGCACGATCCACGCGCGATGGAATCCGGTCCCCGGCCGGTTCAAGGACTACATCGCGATGCCGAAGTTCAACATGTACCAGTCGCTGCACACCACGGTCATCGGCCCCAGCGGCAAGCCCGTGGAATTGCAGATCCGCACCTTCGACATGCACCGGCGCGCCGAGTACGGCATCGCCGCGCACTGGAAGTACAAGCAGGAGGCCGTCGCCGGGGCCTCCAAGGTGCGCACCGACAGCCCGCGCTCCGACAAGAAGGACGACGCGGTCAACGACATGGCGTGGCTGCGCCAGCTGCTGGACTGGCAGAAGGAGACCGAGGACCCGGGCGAATTCCTGGAGTCGCTGCGCTTCGACCTGTCGCAGAGCGAGGTCTTCGTCTTCACGCCCAAGGGCGACGTCATAGCGCTGCCGGCCGGCGCCACCCCGGTCGACTTCGCCTACGCGGTGCACACCGAGGTCGGCCACCGCACGATAGGCGCCCGGGTCAACGGCCGGCTCGTACCGCTGGAGTCCACCCTGGACAACGGCGACCTGGTCGAGGTCTTCACCTCCAAGGCGGCCGGCGCCGGGCCGTCCCGCGACTGGCTCGGCTTCGTCAAGTCGCCGCGGGCGCGCAACAAGATCCGCGCCTGGTTCTCCAAGGAGCGCCGCGAGGAGGCCGTCGAGCACGGCAAGGACGCCATCGCGCGCGCCATGCGCAAGCAGAACCTGCCGATCCAGCGGGTGCTGACCGGCGACTCGCTGGTCACCCTGGCGCACGAGATGCGCTACCCCGACATCTCCGCGCTGTACGCGGCGATCGGCGAGGGCCACATCACCGCGCAGTCCGTGGTGCAGAAACTGGTGGACGCGCTCGGCGGCGAGGAGGGCGCGACCGAGGACGTCGAGGAGATCACCGCCCCGACACCGGGCCGCAGCAAGCGCCGGGCCAATGCCGACCCGGGGGTCGTGGTCAAGGGCGCCAGCGATGTGTGGGTCAAGCTCTCCCGCTGCTGCACCCCGGTCCCCGGCGACCCCATCATCGGCTTCGTCACCCGGGGCAACGGCGTGTCGGTGCACCGGGCCGACTGCGTCAACGTCGACTCGCTGTCCCAGCAGCCCGAGCGGATCATCGACGTGGAGTGGGCGCCCACCCAGTCCTCGGTCTTCCTGGTCGCCATCCAGGTCGAGGCCCTTGACCGCTCCCGGCTGCTGTCGGACGTCACCCGGGTCCTGTCCGACCAGCACGTCAACATCCTGTCCGCAGCCGTCCAGACCTCCCGCGACCGGGTCGCCACCTCCCGCTTCACCTTCGAGATGGGCGACCCCAAGCACCTGGGCCATGTCCTCAAGGCCGTCCGGGGCGTCGAGGGCGTCTACGACGTCTACCGGGTCACCTCGGGCCGCCAGCGCTGA
- a CDS encoding adenine phosphoribosyltransferase, which yields MTTTETASAELRELLLAHIRDVPDYPEPGVMFKDITPLLADPVAFGALVDALAALCTERGATKVVGLEARGFILAAPAAVRAGLGFVPVRKAGKLPGETHGQAYQLEYGTAEIEVHTDAFAPGDRVLLIDDVLATGGTAQASLELVRRTGATVVGVAVLLELAFLGGRQRLLPALGDAPLDALVTI from the coding sequence ATGACCACCACGGAGACCGCGTCCGCCGAGCTGCGCGAACTGCTGCTCGCCCACATCAGGGACGTACCGGACTACCCGGAGCCCGGCGTGATGTTCAAGGACATCACGCCCCTGCTGGCCGACCCGGTGGCCTTCGGCGCCCTGGTCGACGCGCTGGCCGCGCTGTGCACCGAGCGCGGCGCCACCAAGGTCGTCGGTCTCGAAGCGCGCGGCTTCATCCTGGCCGCACCTGCCGCCGTCCGCGCGGGCCTGGGCTTCGTCCCGGTGCGCAAGGCAGGCAAGCTGCCGGGCGAGACCCACGGGCAGGCGTACCAGCTGGAGTACGGCACCGCCGAGATCGAGGTGCACACCGACGCCTTCGCGCCCGGCGACCGGGTGCTGCTGATCGACGACGTGCTGGCCACCGGCGGCACCGCGCAGGCCAGCCTGGAACTGGTCCGCCGCACCGGCGCCACCGTCGTCGGCGTGGCGGTCCTGCTGGAGCTGGCCTTCCTCGGCGGCCGGCAGCGGCTGCTCCCGGCCCTGGGCGACGCCCCGCTGGACGCGCTGGTCACGATCTGA
- the ruvA gene encoding Holliday junction branch migration protein RuvA produces the protein MIAFVSGQVAALAPDTAVIEVGGIGMAVQCAPNTLAALRIGRPARLATSLVVREDSLTLYGFSDDDERQVFELLQTVSGVGPRLAQTMLAVHAPDALRTAVAAGDEKALTAVPGIGKKGAQRLLLELKDRLGAPLGTGGGAAGTPAAASWREQLHAALLGLGYATREADEAVAAVTPQAEAAAEPNVGALLRSALQSLNRTR, from the coding sequence GTGATCGCCTTCGTCAGCGGCCAGGTCGCCGCACTCGCCCCCGACACCGCCGTCATCGAGGTCGGCGGCATCGGCATGGCCGTGCAGTGCGCGCCGAACACCCTGGCCGCGCTGCGGATCGGCCGGCCCGCCCGGCTGGCCACCTCGCTGGTGGTCAGGGAGGACTCGCTCACCCTCTACGGCTTCTCCGACGACGACGAGCGGCAGGTCTTCGAGCTGCTGCAGACCGTGAGCGGGGTCGGCCCCCGGCTCGCCCAGACGATGCTGGCCGTGCACGCGCCCGACGCGCTGCGGACCGCGGTCGCCGCGGGCGACGAGAAGGCGCTGACCGCGGTGCCCGGTATCGGCAAGAAGGGCGCGCAGCGGCTGCTGCTGGAATTGAAGGACCGGCTCGGCGCACCGCTGGGCACCGGCGGCGGCGCGGCCGGCACCCCGGCCGCCGCGTCCTGGCGCGAACAGCTGCACGCGGCGCTGCTGGGCCTGGGCTATGCCACCCGGGAGGCGGACGAGGCCGTCGCCGCCGTCACCCCGCAGGCCGAGGCGGCGGCCGAGCCGAATGTCGGCGCCCTGCTGCGCAGCGCCCTGCAGTCGCTCAACCGCACCCGCTGA
- the ruvC gene encoding crossover junction endodeoxyribonuclease RuvC: MRVLGVDPGLTRCGIGVVDGTAGRPLTMAGVGVVRTPADAPIGDRLVLIEQGIEAWLDEHRPEVVAVERVFSQHNVRTVMGTAQASAVAILCAARRGLPVHLHTPSEVKAAVTGSGRADKAQVGAMVTRLLRLDAPPKPADAADALALAICHIWRGPATDRLRQAVAAQSAAGRAAAAVAAARTAPSAATAARTTAARAARTAAASNRESAT, encoded by the coding sequence GTGCGGGTGCTCGGCGTGGACCCGGGTCTGACCCGGTGCGGTATCGGCGTGGTGGACGGCACCGCCGGCCGCCCGCTGACGATGGCCGGCGTCGGCGTCGTGCGGACCCCGGCCGACGCGCCGATCGGCGACCGGCTGGTGCTGATCGAGCAGGGCATCGAGGCCTGGCTCGACGAGCACCGGCCCGAGGTGGTCGCCGTGGAGCGGGTCTTCAGCCAGCACAATGTGCGCACCGTGATGGGCACCGCACAGGCCAGCGCCGTCGCCATCCTGTGCGCCGCCCGCCGCGGACTGCCGGTCCACCTGCACACCCCCAGCGAGGTCAAGGCCGCCGTCACCGGCAGCGGCCGGGCCGACAAGGCGCAGGTCGGCGCCATGGTCACCCGGCTGCTGCGGCTGGACGCGCCGCCCAAGCCCGCGGACGCCGCCGACGCCCTGGCGCTGGCCATCTGCCACATCTGGCGCGGCCCGGCCACCGACCGGCTGCGGCAGGCCGTCGCCGCGCAGTCCGCCGCGGGCCGCGCCGCCGCAGCCGTGGCCGCGGCCCGTACCGCGCCTTCCGCCGCCACCGCGGCCCGGACCACCGCCGCCCGGGCCGCCCGCACCGCCGCCGCAAGCAACCGGGAGTCCGCCACGTGA
- the secF gene encoding protein translocase subunit SecF — MSKISTLGHRLHRGEVSYDFVGKRRLWYGVSILITVAAVVGLVVNGLKLGIEFSGGAVFTTPKTSISSSQAQDRIAGDTAGHHATIQKLGNGGLRIQVSDISTATSKDVQQKIGEDLKITPSKIDAEIVGPSWGKEISRKALQGLIIFLVLVVIYLAIAFEWRMAAAALVALLHDITITTGVYAIVGFEVTPGTVIGLLTILGYSLYDTVVVFDGLKEATRGITKQNQRTYSEAANRSLNGTLVRSINTTVVALLPVAALLFIGGGLLGAGVLNDIALALFVGLTAGAYSSIFIATPIVADLKEREPQMRALHKRVLAKRASDAQKAKEAEARGEDPRDLDEYDDEADDPEGDDEEATASAAAGVVAPRSQGAPRSPRTPSGSRGTRGRNRPSGKRR, encoded by the coding sequence ATGTCCAAGATCAGCACTCTCGGTCACCGGCTGCACAGGGGCGAGGTCAGCTACGACTTCGTGGGCAAGCGCCGGCTCTGGTACGGCGTGTCCATCCTGATCACGGTCGCCGCGGTCGTCGGACTCGTGGTGAACGGCCTCAAGCTGGGCATCGAGTTCTCCGGCGGCGCGGTCTTCACCACGCCCAAGACGTCGATCTCGTCGTCCCAGGCGCAGGACAGGATCGCCGGCGACACCGCGGGCCACCACGCCACGATCCAGAAGCTGGGCAACGGCGGCCTGCGCATCCAGGTCAGCGACATCTCGACGGCGACCTCCAAGGACGTCCAGCAGAAGATCGGCGAGGACCTCAAGATCACCCCGTCGAAGATCGACGCGGAGATCGTCGGCCCGAGCTGGGGCAAGGAGATCTCCCGCAAGGCCCTCCAGGGTCTGATCATCTTCCTGGTCCTGGTGGTGATCTACCTGGCCATCGCCTTCGAGTGGCGGATGGCCGCGGCCGCGCTCGTCGCGCTGCTGCACGACATCACCATCACCACCGGGGTCTACGCGATCGTCGGCTTCGAGGTCACCCCAGGTACGGTGATCGGCCTGCTCACCATCCTCGGTTACTCCCTGTACGACACCGTCGTCGTCTTCGACGGCCTCAAGGAAGCCACCAGGGGCATCACCAAGCAGAACCAGCGCACCTACAGCGAGGCCGCCAACCGCAGCCTCAACGGCACCCTGGTGCGGTCGATCAACACCACCGTCGTGGCGCTGCTGCCGGTCGCCGCGCTGCTGTTCATCGGCGGCGGCCTGCTCGGCGCCGGCGTGCTCAACGACATCGCGCTCGCGCTGTTCGTCGGCCTCACCGCCGGCGCGTACTCCTCGATCTTCATCGCGACCCCGATCGTGGCGGACCTCAAGGAGCGCGAGCCGCAGATGCGCGCGCTGCACAAGCGGGTGCTGGCCAAGCGCGCGTCCGACGCGCAGAAGGCCAAGGAGGCCGAGGCCCGCGGCGAGGACCCGCGCGACCTCGACGAGTACGACGACGAGGCCGACGACCCGGAGGGCGACGACGAGGAGGCCACCGCGTCCGCGGCGGCCGGCGTGGTCGCCCCCCGCTCGCAGGGCGCCCCGCGCAGCCCGCGCACCCCGTCGGGCAGCCGCGGCACCCGCGGCCGCAACCGCCCCTCGGGCAAGCGGCGCTGA
- the yajC gene encoding preprotein translocase subunit YajC, translated as MNPLIFIFIILIGGMLLMTRSAKNKQRQALEMRNKMEPGSGIRTIGGMYAVVKEVNEETVLLELTDGVHAHFTKGAISAVLSEDEFNRIVHGIEPEDPEHEDGTDAGSADDAAEAHENADAVTGETAATGEGHAQDSGEDRVELKKTEDEPGLGGSDSTK; from the coding sequence GTGAATCCCCTGATCTTCATCTTCATCATCCTCATCGGCGGCATGCTGCTCATGACCAGGTCGGCCAAGAACAAGCAGCGCCAGGCCCTGGAGATGCGCAACAAGATGGAGCCGGGCTCCGGCATCCGCACCATCGGCGGCATGTACGCCGTGGTGAAGGAGGTCAACGAGGAGACGGTCCTGCTGGAACTCACGGACGGCGTGCACGCGCACTTCACCAAGGGCGCCATCTCCGCCGTGCTCAGCGAGGACGAGTTCAACCGGATCGTGCACGGCATCGAGCCGGAGGACCCCGAGCACGAGGACGGCACGGACGCCGGGTCCGCGGACGACGCGGCCGAGGCGCACGAGAACGCCGACGCGGTCACCGGGGAGACCGCGGCGACGGGCGAAGGTCACGCACAGGACTCGGGTGAGGACCGTGTGGAGCTGAAGAAGACCGAGGACGAGCCGGGGCTGGGCGGCTCCGACTCCACCAAGTAA
- the secD gene encoding protein translocase subunit SecD, translated as MAAAKKGRRSSSGSQGYPERALAVILIALVAMTGGIFLSGDTTPRLGIDLAGGTSITLTAKPNQGSAVNKANMNTAVSIIGNRVNGLGVSEAEVQTEGSKNIIVNIPKGTDAKQAEDQVGTTAQLYFRQVLAVASGVPAPATPAPSGSATPSPSSSAGSTATPKASGSPSASAGSQGRAVTGALTSGVNKAPTPLPTSPPATDPGTTDPGTATGSGDLSVPADLQAKFTALDCSDAKQRQAVTEGAKPTQKVVACGEEGGQWSKYVLGASLIDGKRISGANAAFDTQQGNGWVVNLTFDSKGASQFTSVTGDLSKQTDPNNRFAIDLDGEVKSAPSVAQALPGGSAQISGSFKQNDAEDLANVLKYGSLPLAFEPSDITTVSAALGGEQLRGGLIAGAVGLALVVLYMFAYYRGLSFVAILSLLTSAALTYTIMCLLGRAIGFALNLPAVAGAIVAIGITADSFIVFFERIRDELREGRSLQPAVARGWPRARRTILVSDFVSFLAAAVLYVVTVGKVRGFAFTLGLTTLLDVAVVFLFTKPLMTILARRAFFADGHRWSGLDPKSLGVKAPLRRVRRTHSSETKEA; from the coding sequence GTGGCAGCAGCCAAGAAGGGCCGCAGGTCGTCCTCGGGGAGTCAGGGCTACCCCGAGCGCGCGCTGGCCGTGATCCTCATCGCCCTGGTGGCGATGACCGGAGGCATCTTTCTCTCCGGCGACACCACACCCCGGTTGGGCATCGACCTGGCGGGCGGCACCAGCATCACGCTGACCGCCAAGCCCAACCAGGGCAGTGCGGTGAACAAGGCCAACATGAACACCGCGGTGAGCATCATCGGCAACCGTGTCAACGGTCTTGGCGTCTCCGAGGCGGAGGTGCAGACCGAGGGATCGAAGAACATCATCGTCAACATCCCGAAGGGCACCGACGCCAAGCAGGCCGAGGACCAGGTCGGCACCACGGCCCAGCTGTACTTCCGCCAGGTGCTCGCGGTCGCCAGCGGTGTCCCGGCGCCGGCCACCCCGGCCCCGTCCGGCAGCGCCACTCCCTCGCCGTCGTCCTCCGCCGGCAGCACCGCGACCCCGAAGGCGAGCGGCTCCCCCTCGGCCAGCGCCGGCTCCCAGGGCCGCGCCGTCACCGGCGCGCTGACCTCCGGTGTGAACAAGGCGCCCACCCCGCTGCCCACCAGCCCGCCGGCCACCGACCCGGGGACCACCGACCCGGGCACCGCCACCGGCAGCGGCGACCTGTCGGTCCCGGCCGACCTCCAGGCGAAGTTCACCGCCCTCGACTGCTCCGACGCCAAGCAGCGGCAGGCGGTCACCGAGGGCGCCAAGCCGACCCAGAAGGTCGTCGCCTGCGGTGAGGAGGGCGGCCAGTGGTCCAAGTACGTGCTCGGCGCGTCCCTCATCGACGGCAAGCGCATCTCCGGCGCCAACGCCGCCTTCGACACCCAGCAGGGCAACGGCTGGGTGGTGAACCTGACCTTCGACTCCAAGGGGGCCAGCCAGTTCACCTCCGTCACGGGCGACCTGTCCAAGCAGACCGACCCGAACAACCGCTTCGCCATCGACCTGGACGGCGAGGTCAAGTCGGCCCCCTCGGTCGCCCAGGCACTGCCCGGCGGCAGCGCCCAGATCTCCGGCTCGTTCAAGCAGAACGACGCCGAGGACCTGGCCAACGTGCTCAAGTACGGCTCGCTGCCGCTGGCCTTCGAGCCCTCCGACATCACCACGGTCTCGGCCGCCCTCGGCGGTGAGCAGCTGCGCGGCGGCCTGATCGCCGGCGCCGTCGGCCTGGCGCTCGTCGTGCTCTACATGTTCGCCTACTACCGCGGCCTGAGCTTCGTGGCGATCCTGAGCCTCCTGACGTCGGCCGCGCTCACGTACACGATCATGTGCCTGCTCGGCCGTGCCATCGGCTTCGCGCTGAACCTGCCGGCGGTCGCCGGTGCGATCGTGGCCATCGGTATCACCGCCGACTCCTTCATCGTGTTCTTCGAACGCATAAGGGACGAGTTGCGCGAGGGCCGGTCGCTCCAGCCGGCCGTCGCCCGCGGCTGGCCGCGTGCCCGGCGCACCATCCTGGTGTCGGACTTCGTGTCCTTCCTGGCCGCCGCCGTCCTCTACGTCGTGACCGTCGGCAAGGTCCGAGGCTTCGCCTTCACCCTCGGCCTGACCACGCTGCTCGACGTCGCCGTGGTGTTCTTGTTCACCAAGCCGCTGATGACGATCCTCGCCCGCCGCGCGTTCTTCGCCGACGGCCACCGGTGGTCCGGCCTGGACCCGAAGAGCCTCGGGGTCAAGGCGCCGCTGCGCCGGGTCCGCCGCACCCACAGCTCCGAGACGAAGGAAGCCTGA
- a CDS encoding DUF349 domain-containing protein → MSSDPWGRVDETGTVYVRTADGEKEVGSWQAGSPAEALAYFERKYEGLVVEIGLLERRVRTTDLAPKDALAAIEHLRTSVTEAHAVGDLAALGVRLDALVALVDSRREERRAAKAKQGEEAKAAKEQLVTEAEQLAESEQWRTAGERLRALVDTWKGLPRLDRKADDELWHRFSHARSVFSKRRKAHFASLDAQREEARRTKEKLVTEAQALSGSTDWGPTAARYRELMTDWKAAGRAQREAEDDLWNRFRGAQDVFFAARAEAFAERDGEQRDNLAAKEQLVVEAEKLLPVTDLKAARAAFRTINERWEAIGHVPRDSRPRIEGRMHTVERALADSEEAEWRRTNPEVRARAAGLTGQLQAAVDKLRDQVDAARSAGNTARADKLAAELEGRQALLDQALKGLQEFGG, encoded by the coding sequence GTGAGCAGCGACCCGTGGGGCCGCGTCGATGAGACGGGGACCGTGTACGTGCGTACGGCCGACGGGGAGAAGGAGGTCGGTTCGTGGCAGGCGGGCTCCCCCGCGGAGGCGCTCGCCTACTTCGAGCGCAAGTACGAGGGTCTCGTCGTGGAGATCGGCCTCCTGGAACGGCGGGTGCGGACCACCGACCTCGCGCCGAAGGACGCGCTGGCCGCGATCGAGCACCTGCGGACCTCGGTGACCGAGGCGCACGCGGTGGGCGACCTCGCGGCGCTCGGCGTCCGGCTGGACGCGCTGGTCGCCCTGGTGGACTCGCGGCGCGAGGAGCGCCGGGCGGCCAAGGCCAAGCAGGGCGAGGAGGCCAAGGCCGCCAAGGAGCAACTGGTCACCGAGGCCGAGCAGTTGGCCGAGAGCGAGCAGTGGCGCACCGCGGGTGAGCGGCTGCGGGCGCTGGTGGACACCTGGAAGGGCCTGCCGCGGCTCGACCGCAAGGCCGACGACGAGCTGTGGCACCGTTTCAGCCATGCCCGTTCGGTGTTCTCCAAGCGCCGCAAGGCGCACTTCGCCTCGCTCGACGCGCAGCGCGAGGAGGCCAGGCGGACCAAGGAGAAGCTGGTCACCGAGGCGCAGGCGCTGTCGGGCTCCACGGACTGGGGGCCGACCGCGGCCCGCTACCGGGAGCTGATGACGGACTGGAAGGCGGCGGGGCGCGCACAGCGCGAGGCCGAGGACGACCTGTGGAACCGCTTCCGCGGCGCCCAGGACGTCTTCTTCGCCGCCCGCGCCGAGGCGTTCGCCGAGCGGGACGGTGAGCAGCGGGACAACCTCGCGGCCAAGGAGCAGTTGGTCGTGGAGGCCGAGAAGCTGCTGCCGGTGACCGACCTGAAGGCGGCGCGGGCCGCCTTCCGCACCATCAACGAGCGCTGGGAGGCCATCGGCCATGTGCCGCGGGACTCCCGGCCGCGCATCGAGGGCCGGATGCACACGGTGGAGCGGGCGCTGGCGGACTCCGAGGAGGCCGAGTGGCGGCGCACCAACCCGGAGGTCCGGGCCAGGGCCGCGGGGCTGACCGGCCAGCTCCAGGCGGCCGTGGACAAGCTGCGCGACCAGGTCGACGCGGCGCGCTCCGCGGGCAACACCGCCAGGGCCGACAAGCTCGCGGCCGAGCTTGAGGGCCGCCAGGCGCTGCTGGACCAGGCGCTCAAGGGTCTGCAGGAATTCGGCGGCTAG